A single region of the Pseudomonas sp. GGS8 genome encodes:
- the murG gene encoding undecaprenyldiphospho-muramoylpentapeptide beta-N-acetylglucosaminyltransferase, producing MGANVLIMAGGTGGHVFPALSCAREFQARGYTVHWLGTPRGIENDLVPAAGIELHRIHASGLRGKGKLSLLKAPVMLLKSIWQARAIIRQLRPVCVVGFGGFVTGPGGVAARLAGVPVIVHEQNAVAGTANRLLVPLAARVCEAFPDTFTLSDSRRTTGNPVRTELFLETPRPALAGRKARLLILGGSLGAEPLNKLLPEALSQVAPDLRPDVFHQAGKNHDEVTAERYRAAGVEAQVQPFIKDMAQAYGWADLVVCRAGALTISELAAAGLPSMLVPLPHAIDDHQTRNADYLAREGAAFLMPQRTTGAADLAARLTEVLMQPQRLNDMASAARRLAKPDATRNVVDTCLEVAHG from the coding sequence ATGGGCGCTAACGTACTGATCATGGCCGGCGGCACCGGGGGCCACGTGTTCCCGGCACTTTCCTGTGCTCGCGAGTTCCAGGCCCGCGGCTACACCGTGCACTGGCTCGGCACGCCCCGCGGGATTGAAAACGATCTGGTGCCGGCGGCCGGTATTGAATTGCATCGGATCCACGCCAGCGGTTTGCGCGGCAAGGGCAAATTGTCTCTGCTCAAGGCGCCGGTCATGTTGCTCAAGTCGATCTGGCAGGCGCGGGCGATCATTCGTCAGCTGCGGCCGGTCTGTGTGGTCGGTTTTGGTGGTTTTGTGACTGGCCCTGGCGGCGTTGCAGCCAGACTGGCCGGCGTGCCGGTCATCGTTCACGAGCAGAACGCCGTGGCCGGTACCGCCAATCGGTTGCTGGTGCCGTTGGCCGCCCGAGTCTGTGAAGCGTTCCCCGACACCTTTACCCTGTCGGACAGCCGTCGGACCACCGGTAACCCGGTGCGCACCGAGCTGTTCCTCGAAACACCGCGACCTGCCCTGGCCGGTCGCAAGGCGCGTTTGTTGATCCTGGGCGGAAGCCTGGGCGCAGAGCCGTTGAACAAGTTGCTGCCTGAAGCCCTGTCGCAAGTCGCCCCCGACCTGCGCCCGGACGTGTTTCACCAGGCCGGCAAAAACCACGATGAAGTGACTGCAGAGCGCTATCGCGCGGCTGGCGTCGAGGCGCAAGTGCAGCCTTTCATCAAAGACATGGCCCAAGCCTATGGCTGGGCCGACCTGGTGGTGTGCCGCGCAGGAGCGCTGACCATCAGTGAACTGGCGGCCGCCGGTCTGCCCTCGATGCTGGTGCCTTTGCCCCACGCGATCGACGATCACCAGACCCGCAACGCCGATTATTTGGCCCGTGAAGGCGCTGCCTTCCTGATGCCGCAAAGAACGACTGGCGCAGCGGATCTTGCTGCACGCCTGACAGAGGTCCTGATGCAACCGCAACGACTCAACGACATGGCCAGCGCGGCGCGCCGCCTCGCCAAACCCGATGCAACCCGTAACGTGGTCGATACCTGTCTGGAGGTGGCTCATGGTTGA